A genomic region of Xanthomonas fragariae contains the following coding sequences:
- a CDS encoding D-amino acid dehydrogenase, with product MRVLILGSGVIGTTTAWYLAQAGWEVTVVDRQPAAALETSYANAGQLSFGYTSPWAAPGVPGKAMKWLFEQHAPLSIRPTRDLRQLAWLSQMLRNCTVERYAVNKARMVRMSDYSRDCLNELRASTGIEFEGRQLGTTQLFRTQQQLDAAAQDIEVLTQYGVPYELLSPAQIAQFEPGLAGGGAQMAGALRLPEDQTGDCRLFTQRLAELAAQAGVEFRYGQQIERLEHDGRRVTGVQIDGRIETADRYVLALGSYSADLLLSLGLHLPVYPLKGYSLTIPIVDAQRAPTSTVLDESYKIALTRFDERIRVGGMAEVAGFDLSLPPRRRATLEMVVNALFPGGGDLARAEFWTGLRPATPDGTPVVGGTPYANLFLNTGHGTLGWTMACGSGRYLADVMQGRPPDIDSEGLDVFRYLSPRSARTQQEAA from the coding sequence ATGCGTGTGCTCATTCTCGGTAGCGGCGTCATCGGCACGACGACTGCGTGGTATCTGGCGCAGGCCGGCTGGGAGGTCACCGTGGTCGACCGTCAGCCAGCGGCGGCGCTGGAAACCAGCTACGCCAATGCTGGGCAGCTGTCGTTCGGTTACACCTCGCCCTGGGCAGCGCCCGGCGTGCCCGGCAAGGCGATGAAGTGGTTGTTCGAACAGCATGCGCCGCTGTCAATCCGGCCCACCCGCGACCTGCGCCAGCTGGCGTGGCTGAGCCAGATGTTGCGTAACTGCACTGTCGAGCGGTATGCGGTGAACAAGGCGCGCATGGTGCGCATGTCCGACTACAGCCGCGATTGTTTGAACGAGCTGCGTGCCAGCACCGGCATCGAGTTCGAAGGCCGCCAGCTTGGCACCACCCAGTTGTTCCGCACCCAGCAGCAACTGGATGCTGCCGCGCAGGACATCGAAGTATTGACGCAGTATGGCGTGCCGTATGAGTTGCTGAGCCCGGCGCAGATAGCGCAATTCGAACCCGGCCTGGCTGGCGGTGGTGCGCAGATGGCCGGCGCCTTACGCCTGCCCGAAGACCAGACCGGCGACTGCCGGCTGTTCACCCAACGCCTGGCTGAGCTGGCCGCGCAGGCCGGTGTGGAATTTCGCTATGGGCAGCAGATCGAGCGACTTGAGCACGATGGCCGCCGCGTCACCGGCGTGCAGATCGATGGCCGCATCGAAACCGCCGACCGTTACGTGCTGGCGCTAGGTAGCTATTCGGCCGACCTGCTGCTCTCGCTGGGCCTGCATCTGCCGGTCTACCCGCTCAAGGGCTATTCGCTGACGATTCCGATCGTCGATGCGCAACGCGCGCCGACCTCCACGGTGCTGGACGAGAGCTACAAGATCGCGCTCACCCGTTTCGACGAACGCATCCGCGTCGGCGGCATGGCCGAGGTGGCCGGCTTCGATCTGTCGCTGCCTCCGCGTCGTCGCGCCACCTTGGAAATGGTGGTCAACGCTCTGTTTCCCGGCGGTGGCGATCTGGCCCGGGCCGAGTTCTGGACCGGCCTGCGCCCGGCCACGCCAGATGGCACACCGGTGGTCGGCGGCACGCCGTATGCCAATCTGTTCCTCAATACCGGCCACGGCACCCTGGGCTGGACCATGGCCTGCGGCTCGGGCCGCTATCTGGCCGACGTGATGCAGGGCCGCCCGCCCGATATCGATAGCGAGGGCCTGGACGTGTTCCGTTACCTGTCGCCACGCAGCGCCCGCACGCAGCAGGAGGCCGCGTAG
- the alr gene encoding alanine racemase, producing the protein MRPAQASIDLNALRHNYRLAKRLGGSKALAVVKADAYGHGAVRCARALDGEADGFAVACIEEALELRQAGIRAPILLLEGFFEHDELRLIAEHDLWTVVATPQQVRALADFQSPRPLRVWLKLDSGMHRLGLSPEDFRAAWLRLRGLPQIASMVLMTHLARADELECSRTDEQAVAFALTAGGMRAETSLRNSPGLLGWPALRNDWSRPGLMLYGANPFARETDTTAQLLPVMTLRSRIISVRELPAGEPVGYGARFVAERPTRVGVVAMGYADGYPQFAPNGTPMRVDGQVCPLIGRVSMDMLTVDLTDHPQAQIGASVQLWGEAPRASPLAAQCNVSAYQLLCGLKRVPRVYVGEGEAG; encoded by the coding sequence GTGCGCCCTGCGCAAGCGTCGATCGATTTGAATGCATTGCGTCACAACTACCGTCTGGCCAAGCGCCTGGGCGGCAGTAAGGCCTTGGCGGTGGTCAAGGCCGACGCTTATGGCCACGGCGCGGTGCGCTGCGCACGGGCGCTGGACGGCGAGGCCGATGGCTTTGCGGTGGCGTGTATCGAAGAAGCTCTGGAGCTGCGTCAGGCCGGCATCCGCGCACCGATCTTGTTGTTGGAAGGCTTCTTCGAGCACGACGAGTTGCGCCTGATTGCCGAGCACGATCTGTGGACGGTGGTGGCCACACCACAGCAGGTGCGTGCGCTGGCCGATTTCCAGAGCCCGCGTCCGTTGCGGGTGTGGTTGAAGTTGGACAGCGGTATGCACCGGTTGGGCCTGTCGCCGGAAGATTTTCGTGCGGCGTGGTTGCGTTTGCGCGGGTTGCCGCAGATCGCTTCGATGGTGCTGATGACCCACCTGGCGCGTGCCGATGAACTGGAGTGCAGCCGCACCGACGAACAGGCCGTCGCCTTCGCCTTGACCGCTGGCGGGATGCGTGCGGAAACCAGTCTGCGCAATTCGCCCGGGCTGCTCGGCTGGCCGGCCTTGCGCAACGATTGGTCGCGTCCGGGGCTGATGCTGTACGGCGCAAACCCGTTCGCGCGGGAAACCGACACCACCGCGCAACTGCTCCCGGTGATGACGCTGCGCTCGCGCATCATCTCCGTGCGCGAACTGCCAGCCGGCGAGCCGGTCGGCTACGGTGCCCGTTTCGTAGCCGAACGGCCGACCCGTGTCGGCGTGGTGGCGATGGGTTATGCCGACGGTTATCCGCAGTTCGCGCCCAACGGCACGCCGATGCGGGTGGATGGCCAGGTCTGCCCGTTGATCGGGCGCGTGTCGATGGACATGCTGACCGTGGACCTGACCGATCATCCGCAGGCCCAGATCGGCGCCAGCGTGCAGTTATGGGGCGAGGCGCCGCGTGCGAGCCCGTTGGCTGCGCAGTGCAACGTCAGCGCGTATCAACTGTTGTGTGGACTCAAGCGCGTGCCGCGGGTGTATGTGGGTGAGGGTGAAGCAGGCTAG
- a CDS encoding DUF3016 domain-containing protein, giving the protein MKRYSLSGASLLLAGLPAAAGVQARVHNVTDPEAQRALRSDGKVDVCWTDPAQFSEVRFSGNRWEAQRGDWVTQLATHFQQSAARQLPDSQHLSVTITNIRRAGQYEPWHGPRMQNVRVVKDIYPPRLSFTYTLTGADGRVIDQGERKLVDSAFLMSGPPLTDSDPLRFEKAMIDDWVRKQFRGDRSTAGL; this is encoded by the coding sequence ATGAAACGTTACAGTCTTTCCGGGGCCAGCCTGTTGCTGGCAGGACTGCCCGCGGCGGCCGGTGTGCAGGCCCGAGTGCACAACGTCACCGACCCCGAAGCGCAACGCGCGCTGCGCAGCGATGGCAAGGTCGATGTGTGCTGGACCGACCCCGCTCAATTCTCTGAAGTGCGCTTCAGCGGCAACCGCTGGGAAGCGCAACGTGGCGATTGGGTGACCCAACTGGCAACGCATTTTCAGCAGAGCGCTGCGCGGCAGCTACCAGACAGCCAGCACCTGAGCGTGACCATTACCAACATCCGCCGCGCCGGCCAGTACGAGCCCTGGCATGGACCACGCATGCAAAACGTGCGCGTTGTCAAGGACATCTACCCGCCGCGTTTGAGCTTCACGTACACGCTGACCGGGGCCGACGGCCGGGTGATCGATCAGGGCGAACGCAAGCTGGTGGATTCAGCCTTTCTGATGAGCGGACCGCCACTGACCGACAGCGACCCGCTGCGCTTCGAAAAAGCAATGATCGATGACTGGGTGCGCAAGCAATTCCGGGGCGATCGCAGTACTGCTGGGTTGTGA
- a CDS encoding hybrid sensor histidine kinase/response regulator, translating to MAPDLSTSTPSPDPATGLPAAIAQPFLDQGMYHEIFHNVDAGFCVIDMVFEGDQAVDYVIRMTNGAFERYTGLSNVVNVSIRGMLAEHEQEWFDRYGHVARTGNRIHFEMQARALRRWYSVDAFRVGEPDQARVAVLFMDITERKRVERELAESEARFSALADGLPMPVWVLDAQGVVRFVNSAYGEFFGLDISSGTVSAWSELLHPDDLPIFQFELAASLEEQRGLRALVRARRHDGQWRWIEMTATPRYSADGRFIGLAGSSPDVTEQREIELAREQLLESERSARSEAESMARLKDEFLATLSHELRTPLTTILGWSELLLQRVEEGHPNYKGLSVIASSARAQKRLISDMLDLSSMLLGKVQLEVESLDLAEQVREALTTQELAAEGKDQVLELHVPSTPCLVLGDATRLQQVLWNLLSNAIKFTPAHGRIDVSIERDDGHLLVAVRDSGDGIAAEFLPHLFGRFRQADGTTTRQHGGLGLGLAIVQQLVEMHGGQVGATSGGRGKGATFTVRLPEHIPDQAKRPRRELRRRLMSEQIVEARALNGLRLLAVEDQPDMLDYLRRLLEEQGAEVITAGSATDALALIDHRGYARFDLILTDIGMPGMDGYGLIRTVRENMGLDATALPAVAVTALARDDDRKRALDSGFQEHLAKPYSVAQLVTAVRAARESVE from the coding sequence GTGGCCCCCGATTTGAGCACCTCGACCCCCAGTCCCGACCCGGCCACTGGCCTTCCCGCGGCTATCGCGCAGCCATTCCTAGACCAGGGGATGTACCACGAGATTTTCCATAACGTAGACGCAGGTTTCTGCGTCATCGACATGGTGTTCGAGGGCGACCAGGCGGTCGATTACGTCATTCGCATGACCAATGGCGCGTTTGAGCGCTATACCGGTCTGTCCAACGTGGTGAATGTGTCTATCCGCGGCATGCTCGCCGAGCATGAGCAGGAGTGGTTCGACCGCTACGGCCATGTCGCGCGCACCGGTAATCGCATCCACTTCGAAATGCAGGCCAGGGCGCTGCGCCGCTGGTATTCGGTAGATGCGTTCCGGGTCGGAGAACCGGACCAAGCGCGGGTCGCGGTGCTGTTCATGGACATCACCGAGCGCAAACGCGTCGAGCGCGAACTGGCCGAGAGCGAAGCGCGTTTCAGCGCGCTGGCCGACGGCCTACCGATGCCGGTGTGGGTGCTGGACGCGCAAGGCGTGGTGCGTTTCGTCAACAGCGCCTATGGTGAATTCTTTGGTCTGGATATTTCCAGCGGCACGGTATCGGCGTGGAGCGAGTTGCTGCATCCCGACGACTTGCCGATTTTCCAGTTCGAACTTGCCGCTTCACTGGAAGAACAACGCGGCCTGCGTGCGCTGGTGCGCGCACGTCGCCACGATGGGCAGTGGCGCTGGATCGAAATGACCGCCACGCCGCGCTATTCGGCCGATGGCCGGTTTATCGGCCTGGCCGGTAGCAGCCCGGATGTGACCGAGCAGCGCGAAATCGAACTGGCGCGCGAGCAATTGCTTGAATCGGAGCGCAGCGCGCGCAGCGAAGCTGAGAGCATGGCGCGGCTGAAGGACGAATTCCTGGCTACGCTATCGCATGAATTGCGCACGCCGCTGACCACGATCCTGGGTTGGAGCGAATTGCTGCTGCAGCGGGTCGAAGAGGGCCATCCCAACTACAAGGGCCTGTCGGTGATCGCCAGCAGCGCACGTGCGCAGAAGCGGCTGATTTCGGACATGCTCGATCTTAGTAGCATGCTGCTGGGCAAGGTGCAGCTGGAAGTCGAATCGCTGGATCTGGCCGAGCAGGTGCGCGAAGCCTTGACCACCCAGGAACTGGCGGCCGAAGGCAAGGACCAGGTGCTGGAGTTGCATGTGCCGTCCACGCCCTGCCTGGTGCTCGGCGACGCCACGCGCCTGCAGCAGGTGCTGTGGAATCTACTTTCCAACGCAATCAAGTTCACCCCGGCGCACGGCCGTATTGACGTCAGCATCGAACGCGACGACGGCCATCTGCTGGTGGCCGTGCGCGATTCCGGCGACGGCATTGCGGCCGAATTCCTGCCGCATCTGTTCGGGCGTTTTCGCCAGGCCGATGGCACCACCACGCGCCAGCACGGCGGCTTGGGTCTGGGCCTTGCGATCGTGCAGCAGCTGGTGGAAATGCACGGTGGCCAGGTCGGTGCGACCAGTGGCGGCCGCGGCAAGGGCGCGACATTCACCGTGCGCCTGCCCGAACATATTCCCGACCAGGCCAAACGCCCGCGACGCGAACTGCGGCGGCGCCTGATGTCCGAGCAGATCGTCGAAGCGCGCGCGCTCAACGGCCTTCGTCTGCTGGCGGTTGAAGATCAGCCGGACATGCTCGATTATCTACGCCGTCTGCTCGAAGAGCAGGGCGCCGAAGTGATCACTGCCGGCAGTGCTACCGATGCGTTGGCGCTGATCGATCATCGCGGTTACGCACGCTTCGATCTGATCCTCACCGATATCGGCATGCCGGGCATGGATGGCTATGGGTTGATCCGTACCGTGCGCGAAAACATGGGTCTGGATGCCACTGCACTACCGGCTGTGGCAGTGACCGCGCTAGCCCGCGACGATGATCGCAAGCGGGCGCTGGACTCTGGCTTTCAAGAGCATCTGGCCAAGCCGTATAGCGTGGCGCAGTTGGTCACCGCAGTGCGTGCAGCGCGCGAATCGGTGGAGTGA
- a CDS encoding DUF3247 family protein, giving the protein MPKYAPHVYSEQVQIATLEHWVSLLDGQERVRIELDDGSMISGTVAVRPSIQTYLDDQDNEGLNGQLRLDQLDASQEPQWIWMDRIVAVHQLLLGADPQVMP; this is encoded by the coding sequence ATGCCGAAATACGCCCCGCATGTTTATTCGGAACAGGTACAGATCGCCACGCTTGAGCACTGGGTGTCCTTGCTCGATGGACAGGAACGCGTGCGCATCGAACTCGATGACGGCAGCATGATCAGCGGCACGGTTGCAGTGCGTCCGAGTATCCAGACCTATCTCGATGATCAGGACAACGAAGGCTTGAACGGGCAACTGCGTCTGGATCAACTGGATGCCTCGCAGGAGCCGCAGTGGATCTGGATGGATCGGATTGTGGCGGTGCACCAGCTGTTGTTGGGAGCCGATCCGCAAGTCATGCCTTGA
- a CDS encoding PQQ-dependent sugar dehydrogenase → MNAPVLKFARWPLSLMVVAFLAACGDTATLAIEQGTGPNPQLPQPVKRVIPTVKVAPVKRWAANAKPIAADDLQVNAFALDLDHPRWLYVLPNGDVLVAETAEPPKPEGAEGDSGLRKKVQGAMMKKAGAVVPSANRITLLRDVDGDGVAEVRTQFISGLFSPFGMALVGDRFYVANADALVSFPYKPGDTHITAKPTLVANLPGGLNHHWTKSLLASPDGSKLYVGVGSNSNVAENGMEAELNRAAILEIDPATGSSRVFASGLRNPVGTAWEPQSKSLWVVVNERDEIGSDLVPDYLTSVRDGGFYGWPYSYYGQHVDERVKPQNAELVAKAIKPDYALGPHTASLGLTFARGSLLPERFRQGAFIGQHGSWNRDPPSGYKVLFVPFVDGKPSGTPITVLDGFLDAEGNAQGRPIGVLPDNSGALLVADDVGNVIWRVTPKTR, encoded by the coding sequence ATGAATGCACCCGTGTTGAAGTTCGCTCGCTGGCCGCTGTCGTTGATGGTTGTCGCCTTTCTTGCCGCGTGCGGCGATACCGCCACGCTGGCCATCGAACAGGGTACCGGGCCAAATCCGCAATTACCCCAGCCGGTCAAACGTGTGATCCCTACTGTCAAGGTGGCGCCGGTCAAGCGCTGGGCCGCAAACGCCAAGCCCATCGCTGCCGATGATCTGCAGGTCAACGCTTTTGCCCTCGACCTGGATCACCCGCGCTGGCTATATGTGCTGCCCAATGGCGATGTGTTGGTGGCCGAGACCGCCGAGCCGCCGAAGCCGGAAGGTGCCGAAGGCGACAGCGGTCTGCGCAAGAAAGTGCAGGGCGCGATGATGAAAAAGGCCGGCGCCGTGGTGCCCAGCGCCAACCGCATCACCTTGTTGCGCGATGTCGATGGCGACGGCGTTGCCGAGGTGCGCACGCAATTCATCAGCGGCCTATTTTCGCCGTTCGGCATGGCGCTGGTCGGTGATCGTTTCTATGTCGCCAATGCCGATGCGCTGGTGAGCTTTCCCTACAAGCCCGGCGATACGCATATCACCGCCAAGCCGACGCTTGTGGCCAATCTACCCGGCGGCCTCAACCATCATTGGACCAAGTCGCTGCTGGCCAGCCCGGACGGCAGCAAACTGTACGTGGGCGTCGGCTCCAACAGCAACGTGGCCGAGAACGGCATGGAGGCCGAACTCAACCGCGCGGCGATCCTGGAGATCGACCCGGCCACCGGCAGCAGCCGCGTATTCGCCAGCGGCTTGCGCAATCCGGTTGGCACTGCATGGGAGCCGCAGAGTAAATCGCTGTGGGTGGTGGTCAACGAGCGCGATGAAATTGGCAGCGACCTGGTGCCGGACTACTTGACCTCGGTGCGCGACGGCGGCTTTTATGGTTGGCCGTACAGCTATTACGGCCAACACGTGGACGAGCGGGTCAAACCGCAAAACGCCGAGCTGGTGGCCAAGGCAATCAAGCCCGATTACGCGCTGGGCCCGCACACCGCCTCGCTCGGTTTGACGTTCGCCAGAGGCAGCTTGCTGCCGGAACGTTTCCGCCAGGGCGCCTTTATCGGCCAGCACGGCTCATGGAATCGCGATCCGCCCAGCGGCTACAAAGTACTGTTCGTCCCGTTCGTCGATGGCAAGCCCAGCGGTACGCCGATCACGGTACTTGATGGATTTCTGGATGCCGAAGGCAATGCCCAGGGACGTCCGATAGGCGTCTTGCCTGACAACAGCGGCGCGCTGCTGGTAGCCGATGACGTGGGCAATGTGATCTGGCGCGTGACGCCGAAAACGCGCTGA
- a CDS encoding class I SAM-dependent methyltransferase, protein MAGPHDAPLQALFLPFAQSVLPWPQGPVLFLRARDGFPLRERATADTLTCEQSFRPFAEALERSGWTVREESEIEADSTRYALVLVLPPRQREEARALFARAVALTAPGGRVVACQSNNEGARSGEADLRQLTGLAGSLTKHHCRTSWSLPLPADTDVALQARWAVLDAPRKILDGRFISRPGVFAWDRIDPASALLVEHLPATLAGHGADLGAGFGYLSAEVLARCPKITALDLYEAEARALTLAQRNLQDIAHPAQLQYHWRDVTAGLVAQYDFIVSNPPFHTPSRADRPDIGRRFISAAAQALRPGGQLLLVANRHLPYEKVLNEGFGQVRVAAERDGFKLIFATRGRGAHV, encoded by the coding sequence ATGGCTGGCCCGCACGATGCCCCGCTTCAAGCCCTGTTCCTGCCCTTCGCCCAAAGCGTGCTGCCGTGGCCCCAGGGGCCGGTGCTGTTCCTGCGCGCGCGCGACGGTTTCCCGTTGCGCGAGCGGGCCACTGCCGACACGCTGACCTGCGAGCAGAGCTTTCGCCCATTCGCCGAGGCGCTGGAGCGCAGCGGTTGGACCGTGCGCGAAGAGAGCGAGATCGAGGCCGACAGCACGCGCTACGCGTTGGTACTGGTGTTGCCGCCGCGTCAGCGCGAAGAAGCGCGTGCGCTGTTTGCGCGTGCAGTGGCGCTGACCGCGCCGGGTGGCCGGGTGGTCGCCTGCCAGTCCAACAACGAGGGCGCGCGCTCAGGCGAAGCTGATCTGCGCCAGCTCACCGGCTTGGCCGGCAGCCTGACCAAGCATCACTGCCGCACCTCTTGGAGCCTGCCGCTACCTGCCGACACCGATGTCGCGCTGCAGGCGCGCTGGGCGGTGCTGGATGCGCCACGCAAGATTCTGGATGGGCGCTTCATCAGCCGGCCCGGCGTGTTTGCCTGGGACCGCATCGATCCTGCATCCGCCTTGCTCGTCGAGCATCTGCCGGCCACGCTGGCCGGGCATGGTGCCGATCTGGGCGCAGGCTTCGGCTATCTGTCGGCCGAAGTGCTTGCACGCTGCCCCAAGATCACTGCGCTGGATCTGTATGAGGCCGAGGCGCGTGCGTTGACGCTTGCGCAGCGCAATCTGCAGGACATCGCGCATCCGGCGCAGCTGCAATACCACTGGCGCGACGTCACCGCCGGCCTGGTGGCGCAGTACGACTTCATCGTCAGCAATCCGCCGTTCCACACGCCCTCGCGTGCGGACCGCCCGGATATCGGTCGGCGCTTCATTTCCGCGGCAGCGCAGGCGTTGCGCCCCGGAGGGCAGCTGTTGTTGGTTGCCAATCGGCATCTGCCGTACGAAAAAGTGCTCAACGAAGGTTTCGGCCAGGTGCGTGTGGCCGCCGAGCGCGACGGTTTCAAGCTGATCTTTGCCACACGCGGCCGTGGAGCGCACGTATGA
- a CDS encoding pseudouridine synthase has protein sequence MKLVKHIANLGYGSRKQVTQLFRQGAVTDVQGEVLYADDQVEHDAIRIDREPLDPPPGFSLLLHKPSGYTCSTKDTGRLIYELLPTRFRSRAPVLAPVGRLDRETSGMLLMTDDGALLHRIISPKSALDKVYEITLADDLRGDEAALFSSGTLLLEGETKPLLPAELEVLGPRQARLTLHEGRYHQVRRMFAAAGNHVAALHRSRIRGLSLDALPSGQWRALEASDLEVLFGPSIF, from the coding sequence ATGAAGCTGGTCAAGCACATTGCCAATCTCGGCTATGGCAGCCGCAAGCAGGTCACCCAGCTGTTCCGCCAGGGCGCAGTCACCGATGTGCAGGGTGAGGTGTTGTATGCCGACGACCAGGTGGAGCACGACGCGATCCGCATCGACCGCGAGCCACTCGATCCGCCACCGGGTTTCAGCCTGCTGCTGCACAAACCCAGCGGCTACACCTGCTCGACCAAGGACACCGGCCGGCTGATCTACGAACTGCTGCCAACGCGCTTCCGTTCGCGTGCGCCGGTACTGGCGCCGGTGGGGCGGCTGGATCGCGAGACCAGCGGCATGCTGCTGATGACCGACGACGGCGCGCTGTTGCACCGGATCATTTCGCCCAAATCCGCGCTGGACAAGGTCTATGAGATCACGCTGGCCGACGATTTGCGTGGCGATGAAGCCGCGCTGTTTTCCAGCGGCACGCTGCTGTTAGAAGGCGAAACCAAACCACTGCTGCCGGCCGAACTGGAAGTGCTCGGCCCACGTCAGGCACGCTTGACCTTGCACGAGGGCCGCTACCATCAGGTGCGGCGTATGTTCGCTGCCGCCGGCAATCATGTGGCGGCGCTGCACCGCAGCCGTATCAGAGGGCTATCGCTGGATGCGCTGCCATCGGGGCAGTGGCGCGCGTTGGAAGCAAGCGATCTGGAAGTGTTGTTCGGGCCGTCTATATTCTAA
- a CDS encoding IS5 family transposase (programmed frameshift): MRQKTYPSDMSRERFEHILPILEQARKRTKPRRVDMYEVWCAVLYVLRTGCQWRALPSDFPKWRTVHAYFAKWGECDDEGVSLLERALKKSQVGVARQKQERNIFSRFLIVDAQSVKNTDTAGQKGYDAGKKVSGIKRHIAVDTQGLPHAIAVTTAEVTDRKGALRALERCQSNLTHVQSLLCDSGYTGVPFAEGVREILGEQLTVQIAKRSELHTFKVMPKRWIVERSFAWLEKNRRLWKNCERKLNTSLQFIHLAFLALLLKRS, encoded by the exons ATGCGCCAAAAAACCTATCCGAGCGACATGAGCCGGGAGCGTTTCGAACACATCCTCCCGATCCTGGAACAAGCGCGCAAGCGCACCAAGCCACGCCGAGTGGATATGTATGAGGTGTGGTGCGCAGTGTTGTACGTGCTGCGAACCGGTTGCCAATGGCGAGCGCTACCCAGCGACTTTCCGAAGTGGCGGACCGTGCACGCGTACTTTGCCAAGTGGGGCGAGTGCGACGATGAAGGAGTGAGCCTGCTGGAGCGGGCGCTCAAAAAATC TCAGGTTGGCGTGGCCCGCCAGAAACAGGAGCGCAACATCTTCAGCAGGTTCTTGATCGTGGACGCGCAGAGCGTCAAGAACACGGACACAGCCGGGCAAAAGGGATATGACGCGGGCAAAAAGGTGTCGGGCATCAAGCGGCATATCGCTGTTGATACCCAGGGGTTGCCCCATGCCATCGCGGTGACGACGGCGGAGGTGACCGACCGCAAAGGTGCGCTGCGGGCGCTGGAGCGCTGTCAGTCAAACTTGACGCATGTACAAAGCCTGCTGTGCGACAGTGGTTACACCGGAGTACCGTTTGCCGAAGGCGTACGAGAGATTCTAGGCGAGCAGCTCACGGTGCAGATTGCCAAGCGCAGCGAACTGCACACCTTCAAGGTCATGCCCAAGCGCTGGATCGTCGAGCGCAGTTTTGCCTGGCTGGAGAAAAACCGAAGGCTGTGGAAGAACTGCGAGCGCAAACTCAACACCAGCTTGCAGTTCATCCATCTGGCCTTCTTGGCGCTTCTACTCAAAAGATCGTGA
- a CDS encoding DUF1415 domain-containing protein, whose protein sequence is MTTTPATPDPLTATRKWIERAVIGLNLCPFAKAVYVKDQVRLVLSDASTPEALLEQLAEELVLLRDTPAEQIDTTLIVHPDVLTDFLDYNDFLDNADAAVEALDLQGVLQVASFHPDYQFAGAALDDAANFTNRSPFPTLHLLREDSVERAVAAFPDPDVIVERNIETLERLGRDGWDRVLNGGEH, encoded by the coding sequence ATGACCACCACGCCTGCCACGCCCGATCCGTTGACCGCCACCCGCAAGTGGATCGAACGCGCGGTGATCGGTTTGAACCTGTGCCCGTTCGCGAAGGCGGTTTACGTAAAAGATCAGGTGCGGCTGGTGCTCAGCGATGCCAGCACGCCGGAGGCATTGCTGGAGCAATTGGCCGAAGAACTGGTGCTGCTGCGCGATACTCCGGCCGAGCAGATCGACACCACCTTGATCGTGCATCCGGACGTGCTCACCGATTTCCTGGACTACAACGACTTCCTGGACAACGCCGATGCGGCGGTGGAAGCACTGGATCTGCAAGGCGTATTGCAGGTGGCCAGTTTCCATCCGGATTATCAGTTTGCCGGCGCGGCGCTGGACGATGCGGCTAACTTCACCAATCGCTCACCCTTCCCCACCCTGCACTTGTTGCGCGAAGACAGCGTGGAGCGCGCGGTGGCAGCGTTTCCGGATCCGGATGTCATCGTCGAGCGCAATATCGAGACGCTGGAACGCTTGGGGCGCGATGGCTGGGACCGTGTGTTGAACGGGGGCGAACACTGA
- a CDS encoding YajQ family cyclic di-GMP-binding protein: MPSFDVVSEVDKHELTNAVDQANRELETRFDFKGVQAKFELEDGKVINQSAPSDFQVKQMTDILRARLLARGIDVRCLGFGDVETNLAGARQKVTVKQGIEQKQAKQLVGKLKEAKLKVEAQINGDKLRVTGKKRDDLQDAIALLKKADFELPLQFDNFRD; encoded by the coding sequence ATGCCTTCCTTCGACGTAGTGTCCGAAGTCGACAAGCACGAACTGACCAATGCGGTGGATCAGGCCAACCGCGAGCTGGAAACGCGTTTCGACTTCAAGGGGGTCCAGGCCAAGTTCGAGCTGGAAGACGGCAAGGTGATCAACCAGTCCGCACCCAGCGATTTCCAGGTCAAGCAGATGACCGACATCCTGCGCGCACGGCTGCTGGCACGCGGTATCGACGTGCGCTGCCTGGGGTTTGGCGATGTGGAAACCAATCTGGCAGGCGCGCGGCAGAAGGTCACCGTCAAACAAGGCATCGAGCAGAAGCAGGCCAAGCAGCTGGTGGGCAAGCTCAAAGAAGCCAAGCTCAAGGTCGAAGCGCAGATCAATGGCGACAAGCTGCGCGTGACCGGCAAGAAGCGAGACGACCTGCAGGATGCGATCGCGCTGCTGAAAAAGGCCGATTTCGAGCTGCCGTTGCAGTTCGACAACTTTCGCGACTGA